Proteins encoded together in one Catellatospora citrea window:
- a CDS encoding dsRBD fold-containing protein: MSTKHWTVDITIDDDGSGRTQAHARLDTGATTPAMRGDGRAARSRFDEDVPAIGDELAAGRALVELGQRLLAQADADLERTPA, encoded by the coding sequence ATGAGCACGAAGCACTGGACCGTCGACATCACCATCGACGACGACGGCTCCGGCCGTACGCAGGCGCACGCCCGCCTCGACACCGGCGCCACGACGCCCGCGATGCGCGGCGACGGCCGCGCGGCGCGCAGCCGGTTCGACGAGGACGTGCCGGCGATCGGCGACGAGCTGGCCGCCGGCCGGGCCTTGGTCGAACTCGGACAGCGGCTGCTCGCGCAGGCCGACGCCGACCTCGAGCGGACCCCCGCATGA